In the genome of Poecilia reticulata strain Guanapo linkage group LG16, Guppy_female_1.0+MT, whole genome shotgun sequence, one region contains:
- the dnali1 gene encoding axonemal dynein light intermediate polypeptide 1, giving the protein MIPPADSLLKYDTPMLVKTTSGEKSPKVRQIKRIPLQGPDTAPVPLSPKTKPTTSDVSKMENEEILDAILPPREWSEGSQLWVQKVSSVPCTRPEIIHLKEELDTKLEQRQARHTGICPIRRELYSQCFDELIRQVTIICAERGLLLLRVRDELKMTIATYQTLYESSIAFGMRKALQAEQGKADIEKKILDLESEKQELMRQLDEQKERCDAIEKRETEKRQVEERKFNEEIQFLKKTNHQLKTQLDGMINPKK; this is encoded by the exons atgattccGCCAGCGGATTCTCTTCTGAAATATGATACTCCAATGTTGGTCAAGACAACCTCAGGGGAGAAATCTCCAAAG GTACGCCAAATAAAAAGGATCCCTTTGCAGGGCCCTGACACCGCACCAGTTCCACTATCTCCTAAAACAAAACCTACAACCAGTGATGTCAGCAAAATGGAAAACGAGGAGATTCTGGATGCAATCCTTCCACCCAG GGAATGGTCAGAAGGAAGCCAGCTGTGGGTGCAGAAGGTATCCAGTGTACCTTGTACAAGACCAGAAATAATTCACCTGAAGGAAGAGCTGGACACAAAGCTGGAGCAGAGACAGGCCAGACACACAGGCATCTGTCCTATCCGCAGAGAGCTTTATTCTCAGTGTTTTG atGAATTAATCAGACAGGTAACCATCATCTGTGCTGAGAGGGGTCTGCTTCTGCTGCGAGTCAGAGATGAGCTTAAAATGACAATTGCCACGTACCAGACGCTGTATGAAAGCAGCATCGCTTTTGGCATGAGAAAGGCACTGCAGGCCGAACAGGGAAAGGCggacatagaaaaaaaa ATTTTAGATCTGGAAAGTGAGAAGCAGGAACTCATGAGACAACTGGATGAACAGAAGGAGAGATGTGATGCAATTGAAAAGAGGGAAACTGAGAAGAGACAAGTGGAGGAAAGAAAGTTCAACGAGGAAATTCAGTTCTTGAAGAAAACCAATCATCAGCTCAAG acacAACTGGATGGGATGATTAATCCAAAGAAGTGA